The genome window ACGAGCTAGCTGGATTTGTGATGATCAATAAGCATGGCGCTTCAGAAGACGTGGATTGGAACGTGGGCGAGTTCTTTATCCTGGCTAAATTTCAAGGAAAGGGCATTAGCCAACAGGTAGCATTTCAGATGTTTGACCAATTCAAGGGAATCTGGGAAAGCTCTGCTATTCCACAGAATACCGGAGCTATTAATTTATGGCAGAAAACAATTGCCGCTTATGCAAAACGGAATTTATCCAAAGTGCATTTTAGCAAGGAGCGTAAAACCGTTACTTGTCCCGAACCACATGAGATGCTGGTGTGGCGGTTTGAGTCTCGTTAAGGAATAGGCATGAGTAAAGTAATTCTCTATATAGCCACATCCTCAGATGGAT of Pseudomonadota bacterium contains these proteins:
- a CDS encoding GNAT family N-acetyltransferase, with protein sequence MTTNSLSLIPATLDDYPTIQNMARFYVYDMSRFCGMLPGWECPESGLYECVDLKKYFIEEDCHPFLVRVDDELAGFVMINKHGASEDVDWNVGEFFILAKFQGKGISQQVAFQMFDQFKGIWESSAIPQNTGAINLWQKTIAAYAKRNLSKVHFSKERKTVTCPEPHEMLVWRFESR